In the Candidatus Mycosynbacter amalyticus genome, one interval contains:
- a CDS encoding DUF4367 domain-containing protein, whose amino-acid sequence MGQKQTVTINGREYDARTGLPVSAEHTSRAALRGAQAASVEPVAPKPVRHGAASQHIHQKTQKSTTLNRKFTKKPQANHTPKPAAHTVSQHAQPRISPQPIASKPIAHTPKLAQTKKSLDLRPTAQPIARPTAVQSASADVHRPHPVATRAHHAQAAKKAAPAGQLPSASIIKQAAINEAIDSAPKHHAKQHKTRSHKRRLTGIVFGCFALVLFGGYLTYLNVPNLSVRVAAAQAGIDASYPGYQPDGYRLNGPVAYSDGQVQMQFAANTGTSDFTLKQSKSSWDSSALLENYVREKAGDDYTTSQEKGITIYSYKGNAAWVSGGILYTIDGNAPLSPDQIRKIATSV is encoded by the coding sequence ATGGGTCAAAAACAGACAGTAACTATTAATGGTCGTGAATATGATGCGCGCACCGGTTTGCCAGTCAGTGCCGAGCACACTTCTCGTGCTGCACTACGCGGTGCTCAGGCCGCTTCAGTCGAGCCTGTAGCGCCCAAGCCTGTTCGTCATGGCGCAGCTTCGCAACACATCCATCAAAAAACCCAAAAATCAACCACCCTCAATCGCAAATTCACCAAAAAACCTCAAGCGAATCACACTCCTAAGCCGGCCGCTCACACAGTATCGCAGCACGCACAGCCTCGCATTAGCCCGCAGCCAATTGCTAGCAAGCCAATCGCGCATACCCCAAAACTCGCTCAGACGAAAAAATCTCTTGATCTCAGGCCCACTGCACAACCTATTGCGCGTCCGACTGCCGTGCAGTCAGCATCCGCCGATGTGCATCGTCCACACCCAGTTGCCACCAGAGCACATCATGCTCAGGCCGCCAAAAAAGCTGCACCAGCGGGCCAGCTCCCAAGTGCAAGCATTATTAAGCAGGCGGCTATCAATGAAGCCATAGACAGCGCGCCAAAGCATCACGCCAAGCAACACAAAACCCGCTCACACAAACGCCGCCTTACTGGCATAGTGTTTGGGTGCTTTGCACTCGTACTGTTCGGTGGATACCTGACATACCTCAATGTGCCAAATCTATCTGTCCGTGTCGCTGCTGCACAGGCAGGTATCGATGCGTCGTACCCAGGCTATCAGCCAGATGGCTATCGTCTCAATGGACCTGTTGCATATAGTGACGGTCAGGTGCAAATGCAGTTTGCAGCCAACACCGGCACGAGCGATTTTACGCTTAAGCAATCTAAGAGCAGCTGGGATTCAAGCGCCCTTCTTGAAAACTATGTCCGCGAAAAAGCCGGTGACGATTACACAACCTCCCAGGAAAAAGGCATCACCATCTACAGCTACAAAGGCAACGCGGCATGGGTGAGTGGTGGCATCCTGTATACAATCGATGGTAACGCGCCTCTCTCACCAGATCAGATCCGCAAAATCGCTACTAGCGTCTAG
- a CDS encoding PEGA domain-containing protein, which translates to MYHPPSKRVRFWRRFTVVSVMAIAVVFGVAVLTAMTLGYGFSKKDGRIEQGGLLQMSSTPTGAAITVNGTPFGAQTPTKLVSQPGNYALTMKRRGYQTWQKTVPIQAGNITWVAYPRLIPEKIEAEHTLSYPATTTSALPSASAKRYAVLMAADKPTVSIATLDSDEPTAKEYTLPAEIYTAPTTEALGSSFEIESWTGDEKKLLLKHTYGMDSKVEWIVFNVDAPAESININRSLGIDGSVTVPEFTRSDGMELYAIVDGSVRVLDLNDQTLSHPLVDHAVDYRLYGDEFVLYVKEPVDNLQEVGYVRKDYKQPRAVKKVTAGAVSAQFDVAKYYDKYYFLISHAHEAELLSSASLPDDTTSKLTLKHAQTLTLDNDVIDANLTDNGQFATIQDGTSFSTFNLEIMKLTKSELVHGSSAVPQKLKYLDGYLLWGSNDGKLRTYEFDGENQHDIMPLLPTLGATLSPSGKYLYGFAQVDDKTIALTRVQLLDIKTD; encoded by the coding sequence ATGTATCATCCCCCATCTAAACGAGTGCGATTTTGGCGACGGTTTACGGTCGTGTCCGTGATGGCTATTGCTGTGGTGTTCGGTGTCGCAGTTTTGACCGCGATGACACTAGGCTATGGTTTCAGTAAGAAAGATGGACGTATCGAACAGGGCGGCTTACTACAGATGAGCAGTACACCGACAGGCGCAGCTATCACTGTGAATGGTACACCGTTTGGCGCGCAAACGCCGACTAAGCTGGTGTCACAACCGGGTAATTATGCCTTGACGATGAAAAGACGGGGCTATCAGACGTGGCAAAAAACAGTTCCAATCCAGGCTGGCAATATCACATGGGTGGCCTACCCGCGGCTCATACCGGAGAAGATTGAGGCCGAGCATACACTCTCGTATCCGGCGACGACCACAAGTGCGTTGCCGTCTGCTTCGGCGAAACGTTATGCAGTGCTTATGGCAGCAGATAAGCCGACCGTTTCAATAGCGACACTAGATAGCGATGAGCCAACAGCCAAGGAGTACACGTTGCCTGCCGAGATATATACGGCGCCAACTACCGAAGCTCTGGGCTCAAGCTTTGAGATCGAGTCCTGGACCGGTGACGAGAAAAAGCTGCTACTCAAACATACATACGGTATGGACAGTAAAGTCGAATGGATTGTGTTTAATGTCGATGCTCCTGCGGAATCGATTAATATCAATCGCTCACTTGGTATTGACGGCAGTGTGACGGTGCCCGAGTTTACCCGCAGTGACGGCATGGAGCTCTATGCGATTGTCGACGGCTCTGTACGTGTATTAGATTTGAATGATCAGACATTGAGTCACCCACTTGTGGATCATGCGGTAGATTATCGACTGTATGGTGATGAGTTTGTGCTATATGTCAAAGAACCCGTAGACAACCTGCAGGAGGTCGGATATGTGCGCAAGGATTACAAGCAGCCACGAGCAGTCAAGAAGGTTACGGCGGGCGCTGTGTCAGCGCAGTTTGACGTGGCAAAATACTATGACAAGTATTATTTCCTCATCTCACACGCACACGAAGCAGAGCTTCTCTCTAGTGCAAGCCTACCGGACGACACTACATCAAAGCTCACGCTCAAGCATGCACAGACATTGACACTCGATAATGATGTGATTGACGCGAACCTCACCGACAATGGGCAATTTGCTACGATCCAAGACGGCACCAGCTTCTCGACATTTAATCTCGAGATTATGAAACTGACCAAATCAGAGCTCGTGCATGGTAGTTCGGCAGTGCCGCAGAAACTTAAATACCTCGACGGCTACTTGCTCTGGGGAAGCAACGACGGCAAGCTACGCACTTACGAATTCGACGGTGAAAACCAGCACGATATTATGCCGCTGCTCCCCACTCTTGGTGCGACACTGAGTCCATCTGGTAAATATTTGTACGGTTTTGCACAAGTGGATGACAAGACCATCGCCCTGACGCGAGTGCAATTACTCGATATCAAAACAGACTAA
- a CDS encoding sortase, producing the protein MDPRSQQPASRGSTPVPTRDAAGVHVPLRDKHREAAADILRGELDAIYAGNSDQNTPHTTPVVSADTSQQTKAQAGQAMASADNSTDPYDKTHGSPSLAQADEWKKYHSAWQQYYQKYYEQYYVSAVKQKLSNNFSDTSSSDEPNTTTKPDDDGVLTRDEALYELRQNIINQASSRAHKVRRSRHFIPIAAALSVVIVFALLQYNQVLIANVKAYVSPSAIEPQNIIVDPNADVPVGSDTKMIIPKINVDAPIVMNVGPSNTEQLEAMSNGIAHVRYPGASSVPGEVGNSVFSAHSSSDWTDSGAYKFIFVQLERLAIDDVVYINYNSKRYTYKVYDIKVVAPTEINALNYTGTDPVITLITCTPLGTAQKRLLVFAKQVSPDPAGATKPAETQAPANTTTEITGTSPTLLERLFGAQ; encoded by the coding sequence ATGGATCCACGTTCACAACAACCGGCTTCGAGAGGTTCAACTCCTGTACCCACCAGGGATGCTGCTGGCGTACACGTGCCGCTGCGCGACAAGCACCGAGAAGCAGCTGCAGATATCCTTCGCGGTGAACTTGACGCTATCTATGCTGGTAATTCCGACCAAAATACGCCACACACTACTCCAGTGGTCAGCGCCGATACGTCGCAGCAAACCAAAGCACAAGCCGGCCAAGCCATGGCATCGGCTGACAACTCGACAGATCCGTATGACAAAACGCACGGTAGTCCGAGCCTCGCCCAGGCAGACGAGTGGAAGAAATACCACAGTGCCTGGCAGCAGTACTATCAGAAATACTATGAGCAGTACTATGTGAGTGCCGTCAAACAAAAGCTCAGCAACAACTTTAGCGATACCTCATCGTCCGATGAGCCAAACACTACCACTAAACCAGACGACGATGGCGTGCTGACACGCGACGAAGCACTCTACGAACTGCGTCAAAACATTATCAACCAGGCCTCAAGCAGGGCACACAAAGTCCGTCGCAGCCGTCATTTTATTCCCATAGCTGCAGCTCTCAGCGTCGTTATAGTGTTTGCGCTACTGCAGTACAATCAAGTTCTCATCGCCAACGTCAAAGCGTACGTTTCGCCTAGCGCGATTGAACCCCAAAACATCATCGTCGACCCAAACGCCGATGTACCTGTGGGTTCGGACACCAAAATGATTATCCCCAAGATCAATGTCGATGCCCCCATCGTCATGAATGTCGGGCCTAGCAACACAGAGCAACTTGAAGCTATGAGCAACGGCATCGCACACGTGCGATATCCAGGCGCATCAAGCGTTCCCGGCGAAGTAGGCAACAGCGTCTTCTCGGCACACTCTAGCAGTGATTGGACCGACAGTGGCGCATACAAATTTATCTTCGTCCAGCTCGAACGCTTAGCAATCGACGATGTCGTGTATATCAACTACAATTCTAAGCGCTATACCTACAAAGTCTACGACATCAAAGTCGTGGCCCCAACCGAAATCAATGCCCTCAACTACACGGGTACCGATCCTGTTATCACCCTCATCACCTGTACGCCGCTCGGCACAGCACAAAAACGCCTGCTCGTGTTTGCCAAGCAAGTGAGCCCAGATCCAGCCGGCGCTACCAAGCCAGCCGAGACACAGGCACCCGCCAACACGACTACAGAGATTACCGGCACCTCTCCAACATTACTCGAGCGACTATTTGGCGCTCAGTAA
- a CDS encoding exodeoxyribonuclease III, with amino-acid sequence MKLYSWNVNGIRAVINKGEFAKFIDTHQPDILCMQETKAKQEQVEIDLPDYHEYWNSADKAGYSGTAIFSKIEPLNVWYGFPDDILEKYDVRGDTYGDANREGRVIAAEFPDFIVATVYTPNSKGDLSRLELRHQHWDKAWLAYMQRLEEKKPVLFCGDLNVAHTEDDLANPKPNVGKHGFTSEEREGFQHFLDAGFVDTFRIFTQGNGHYSWWTHWANARARNVGWRIDYWLASKTLQPRIKSAEIHASQMGSDHCPVSIEIA; translated from the coding sequence ATGAAGCTTTACTCCTGGAACGTCAATGGTATCCGAGCCGTGATCAACAAAGGCGAATTTGCCAAATTCATCGACACGCACCAACCAGATATACTGTGTATGCAAGAAACTAAAGCTAAACAAGAGCAAGTAGAGATTGACCTGCCGGATTACCACGAATACTGGAATAGTGCCGACAAGGCGGGCTATAGCGGCACGGCAATCTTCTCGAAGATTGAGCCGCTGAATGTCTGGTATGGTTTTCCAGATGATATCCTAGAAAAATACGACGTGCGTGGCGATACCTATGGTGATGCCAACCGAGAAGGCAGGGTGATTGCCGCCGAGTTTCCAGATTTCATCGTGGCGACAGTCTACACGCCTAACTCCAAAGGTGATTTGTCCAGGCTTGAACTTCGTCATCAGCACTGGGACAAAGCCTGGCTCGCCTACATGCAGCGCCTAGAGGAGAAAAAACCGGTACTTTTCTGCGGTGATCTCAACGTAGCCCATACCGAGGATGACTTGGCAAATCCCAAACCAAACGTCGGTAAGCACGGGTTTACCAGCGAGGAACGCGAGGGATTTCAGCACTTTCTCGATGCAGGATTCGTCGACACATTCCGTATCTTCACACAGGGGAACGGTCATTATAGCTGGTGGACACACTGGGCCAATGCCCGCGCGCGCAACGTCGGGTGGCGGATCGATTATTGGCTCGCAAGCAAAACTTTGCAGCCTCGCATCAAAAGTGCAGAAATTCACGCCTCACAAATGGGCTCGGATCACTGTCCGGTGAGTATTGAAATAGCCTAA
- the smpB gene encoding SsrA-binding protein SmpB — translation MAQKKRPKHTSGAVLNRRVRFDYELGDELEAGIVLTGPEVRAARDGHVQLKGSFVTIRRSELWLNNASFSLKLNKKGDPSARTIDTEPRKLLASRKQITALESKKQQGSSIVPLRMLTKKNHIKVVIAIGKGKKTYDKRETLKRRDQDREAQRAIKYN, via the coding sequence ATGGCACAAAAAAAACGCCCCAAGCACACATCTGGAGCCGTCCTCAATCGCAGGGTGCGGTTTGACTACGAGCTTGGCGACGAGTTAGAGGCCGGTATCGTGCTGACAGGACCAGAAGTCCGCGCTGCCCGCGATGGTCACGTGCAACTCAAAGGCTCATTCGTGACGATCCGCCGCAGCGAGCTCTGGCTCAACAACGCCAGCTTTAGCCTCAAGCTCAACAAAAAGGGTGATCCAAGTGCCCGCACCATTGACACCGAGCCGCGCAAACTTCTGGCTAGCCGCAAGCAAATCACCGCGCTCGAAAGCAAAAAACAGCAAGGCAGCAGCATCGTCCCGCTGCGTATGCTCACGAAGAAAAATCATATCAAAGTCGTGATCGCGATCGGCAAGGGCAAGAAGACGTACGATAAGCGTGAGACGCTCAAGCGCCGCGACCAGGACAGGGAAGCGCAGCGCGCGATCAAATACAACTAA
- a CDS encoding class I SAM-dependent methyltransferase: MSTFEETARKILAEADVRIGGDRPQDIQVHDNRLYARVIRDGDLGLGEAYMDGWWDANQLDVFFAHLLQIDPMKAIKLSPGLVAEIAKVKLFNQQSTGKTKSDLSHHYDIGNELYEQFLDKRMIYSCAYWKDARTLDQAKRPSSISSVANSNSSLV; this comes from the coding sequence ATGAGTACATTCGAAGAGACAGCTCGCAAGATTCTCGCCGAGGCAGATGTTCGTATCGGCGGCGACCGACCACAAGATATACAGGTGCATGACAATAGGCTGTATGCGCGCGTTATCCGCGATGGAGATCTAGGACTGGGCGAAGCCTACATGGATGGCTGGTGGGATGCAAATCAACTTGACGTGTTTTTTGCACACTTGCTCCAGATCGACCCTATGAAGGCGATCAAACTATCACCAGGGCTTGTAGCAGAAATTGCTAAAGTGAAGTTGTTCAACCAGCAGTCGACGGGCAAGACAAAGTCAGATCTATCGCACCATTATGACATTGGTAACGAATTGTACGAGCAGTTTCTCGACAAACGTATGATCTACTCCTGCGCCTACTGGAAAGACGCGCGTACGCTTGATCAAGCTAAGAGGCCAAGCTCGATCTCGTCTGTCGCAAACTCGAACTCAAGCCTGGTATGA
- a CDS encoding class I SAM-dependent methyltransferase produces MTVLDIGCGWGGFAIYAAEKYGVHVTGISPAIEQVELARERTAGYDIDIVQSDYRDLTGTFDRIVSIGMLEHVGGKNYRSFFDKCDELLAEDGIMLHHTISGSVPYRADMSRWMRKYIFPGTYLPTLAELSSVPATQFAVEDVQNLGEDYHRTLLVWDRRFVKAYPKLDQDKYDERFYRMWRYYLLICGGLFHAHSLYLYQVVYRRQRPAPTYRAPR; encoded by the coding sequence ATGACGGTGCTTGACATCGGCTGTGGCTGGGGCGGTTTTGCAATCTATGCGGCTGAAAAATACGGTGTGCATGTGACGGGCATCTCGCCGGCCATAGAGCAGGTGGAGTTAGCGCGTGAGCGGACTGCTGGGTACGATATCGATATCGTACAGAGTGATTACCGCGACCTGACTGGCACATTTGACCGTATAGTATCGATCGGTATGCTCGAGCATGTCGGTGGCAAAAACTATCGAAGTTTCTTCGACAAATGCGACGAACTTCTGGCTGAAGACGGGATTATGCTCCACCATACGATCAGCGGTAGCGTACCGTATCGGGCGGATATGTCGCGTTGGATGCGCAAATATATCTTCCCTGGCACGTATTTGCCCACGCTTGCCGAACTCTCAAGCGTGCCCGCTACGCAGTTTGCTGTTGAAGATGTGCAAAACTTGGGCGAGGATTATCACCGCACACTTCTCGTGTGGGACAGGCGATTTGTGAAGGCGTATCCCAAGCTTGATCAGGACAAATACGACGAGCGCTTCTATCGCATGTGGCGTTACTATTTGCTTATCTGCGGTGGTCTTTTTCACGCTCATTCACTCTATCTCTACCAAGTAGTCTATCGCCGTCAGCGCCCCGCGCCTACCTACCGCGCCCCACGCTAG
- a CDS encoding alpha/beta fold hydrolase, producing the protein MMKQFRLHAEIEGSGPVVVMLHGYLASSRYYKKLAPRLARDHTVIRLDLLGHGRSPKPRHSDYGYADQLAAIHHTLTTLHVGRPFALVGHSMGTLLALRYAQTHPDDVSRLVLFNPPMFSSPEEAHDDIAATGRHYRAFLFSRFRRSIWRTIKLLPRSPRRVRPAVSLSDILAVPHQARDGSLRNVVMRGNVFEEVALIDKPILVTVGQRDRRIYIKNAMRHTWPAHVTLKVNEYGHNGMASHPELAEKYVRLLAD; encoded by the coding sequence ATGATGAAACAATTTAGGCTTCATGCCGAAATCGAGGGCTCAGGTCCAGTTGTTGTCATGCTCCATGGCTATCTGGCGTCGTCGCGTTACTACAAGAAGCTTGCACCGCGACTCGCTCGAGATCACACGGTGATACGCCTCGATTTACTGGGCCATGGTCGCTCGCCCAAGCCGCGTCACAGCGACTATGGCTACGCCGATCAGCTTGCCGCTATCCACCACACTCTTACGACACTTCATGTCGGACGACCCTTTGCGCTTGTAGGACACTCTATGGGCACGCTCCTTGCGCTACGATATGCACAAACACACCCAGACGATGTTTCGAGACTCGTGCTGTTCAATCCGCCGATGTTTTCGTCTCCAGAGGAGGCTCACGATGATATCGCCGCCACTGGGCGACACTACCGCGCGTTCCTGTTCTCTCGGTTTCGTCGCTCTATCTGGCGCACGATCAAACTACTGCCACGCTCACCCCGACGCGTACGCCCAGCCGTAAGCCTATCCGATATTCTGGCCGTCCCGCACCAGGCACGCGATGGCAGTTTGCGCAATGTCGTCATGCGAGGAAATGTATTTGAAGAAGTCGCCCTGATCGATAAGCCGATTCTCGTCACGGTAGGGCAGCGCGATCGTCGCATTTATATCAAAAACGCTATGCGTCACACCTGGCCCGCACACGTCACACTCAAGGTAAACGAATACGGTCATAACGGCATGGCATCGCATCCAGAACTCGCCGAGAAATACGTACGACTGCTCGCAGACTAG
- the pyrH gene encoding UMP kinase produces the protein MYKRVLVKLSGEQLQGRFESGFDAERAAWIAKEINKITDHDTQVVVMIGGGNYARGAQLAGGGVQRVSADNIGMLATMMNAIALADVFEASGVPARALTNIKADQVVDQFTHRRALSHLSKGRVVVVAGGIGRPYLTTDTAAVSLALELECDLIIKATKVDGVYDADPVSYGDATKYDKLTLQEAVERPDVRVMDKAAIALAADHKQAILVCKLLTEGNLAAAAAGEPVGTVISVS, from the coding sequence ATGTATAAACGAGTATTAGTAAAATTATCTGGTGAGCAGCTCCAGGGTCGGTTTGAGAGCGGGTTTGACGCTGAGCGTGCCGCCTGGATTGCCAAAGAAATCAACAAAATTACAGACCATGATACGCAAGTTGTCGTGATGATCGGCGGCGGCAACTATGCGCGCGGCGCGCAACTAGCTGGCGGTGGCGTGCAGCGTGTGAGCGCCGACAATATCGGAATGCTTGCCACGATGATGAACGCGATTGCGTTGGCCGATGTATTCGAAGCGAGCGGTGTGCCTGCACGGGCATTGACAAATATCAAAGCAGATCAAGTTGTTGACCAGTTCACTCATCGTCGTGCACTGAGTCATTTGTCAAAAGGTCGAGTTGTGGTAGTAGCAGGTGGTATTGGCCGTCCATATCTCACCACTGATACAGCGGCCGTCAGCCTGGCACTTGAACTCGAGTGTGACCTTATTATCAAAGCCACCAAAGTCGATGGTGTCTACGATGCCGATCCTGTGTCGTATGGCGATGCAACTAAATACGACAAACTGACACTTCAGGAGGCGGTTGAGCGCCCAGATGTACGTGTCATGGACAAGGCGGCAATTGCCCTGGCGGCCGACCACAAACAGGCCATTCTTGTCTGCAAGTTGCTTACAGAGGGCAATCTCGCAGCGGCAGCCGCGGGTGAGCCAGTTGGGACAGTGATCAGCGTATCGTGA
- a CDS encoding glycosyltransferase has translation MSVAQPTLDVVIPCYNEAQDIARCLDLLLDQRKELRRIIVVDNNSSDATPSILRDYATREPIIDVLHETRQGVEFARDTGMAHARADVVARIDVDARVQPGWARALREFYAAHPDVQAGTGATEYFDLPARRFTNMVTWFFMTMSNQVMAGSVNLYGANMSIRRQAWDMVKDHLPGRDAHVMEDLSISLALEKRGQKIDYIPGAMAHVSGRRMRTNPRDFARYNAQWPNTYRAMGFSRKARAIKPMSWLGNILQWGLAFLLRFHDPATGKFSIRTFHNGYEGRELP, from the coding sequence GTGAGCGTTGCCCAGCCGACGCTCGACGTCGTGATTCCCTGCTACAATGAAGCGCAAGACATCGCAAGATGCCTAGACCTACTGCTTGACCAGCGGAAAGAGTTGCGACGTATCATCGTGGTCGATAACAATTCTAGCGATGCTACGCCAAGTATTCTCCGCGACTATGCGACTCGTGAGCCGATCATCGACGTGCTTCATGAGACGCGTCAAGGTGTTGAGTTTGCACGCGACACCGGTATGGCGCACGCACGAGCCGATGTGGTGGCACGGATTGATGTCGACGCACGTGTGCAGCCAGGCTGGGCTCGAGCGTTACGTGAATTTTATGCAGCGCATCCCGATGTGCAGGCTGGCACGGGTGCCACAGAATATTTTGATCTACCTGCACGTCGTTTCACCAACATGGTGACCTGGTTTTTTATGACCATGTCAAATCAAGTCATGGCTGGCTCGGTCAATCTCTACGGTGCCAATATGTCGATTCGTCGCCAAGCGTGGGACATGGTCAAGGATCACTTACCGGGGCGCGACGCGCATGTTATGGAAGACCTGTCTATCTCGCTTGCGCTTGAAAAGCGTGGTCAGAAAATAGACTATATACCAGGGGCTATGGCGCACGTGTCGGGTCGCCGCATGCGCACGAATCCACGAGATTTCGCACGCTACAACGCTCAGTGGCCCAATACATACCGCGCTATGGGCTTTTCTCGCAAAGCGCGCGCCATCAAGCCTATGTCATGGCTCGGCAATATACTGCAATGGGGCTTGGCGTTTTTGCTGCGGTTTCACGATCCCGCTACTGGCAAATTCAGTATACGAACGTTTCATAACGGCTACGAAGGTCGGGAACTTCCCTAG
- a CDS encoding glycosyltransferase: MVKLPTVSIVIPAYNEEKVIGKCLESCIAQTDLADEVIVVDNNSRDDTAKIVRRYQRAHPEAHIRLLSQKEQGLIPTRNYGFKQAKGEVMGRIDADSALSENWVHSVRRTFAKKTVAAATGPVVYHDMPLPKVGLAFDKRIRQALYNSAKDHTFLFGSNMAIRQGAWSAIQDLVHRDEEDLLHEDIDIALSLYRKGLYVAYDPEMVGGMSARRLEDKPRDFYNYVMRFERTFQIHGVSSATARMPIFIYLMIYFPIRTLRKFYDGDANKFTLQKLRDDIREIAEKL; the protein is encoded by the coding sequence ATGGTGAAACTACCAACAGTGTCGATCGTCATCCCGGCGTACAACGAAGAAAAAGTCATAGGAAAATGTCTCGAGTCATGCATTGCACAGACAGATTTGGCAGACGAAGTGATTGTCGTCGACAACAACTCTCGTGACGACACCGCCAAGATTGTTCGGCGGTACCAGCGGGCACACCCAGAAGCACATATCCGCCTGCTATCGCAGAAAGAACAAGGCCTCATCCCGACACGTAATTATGGTTTCAAGCAGGCGAAAGGCGAAGTGATGGGTCGTATCGATGCCGATTCGGCACTGTCCGAAAACTGGGTACATAGTGTCCGCCGCACATTTGCCAAGAAGACAGTTGCGGCAGCTACTGGTCCTGTGGTGTATCACGATATGCCATTGCCAAAAGTAGGGTTGGCATTTGACAAGCGTATCCGCCAGGCATTGTACAACTCGGCCAAAGATCATACATTCTTATTCGGTAGTAACATGGCAATTCGCCAGGGTGCATGGAGCGCAATTCAGGATTTAGTTCATCGGGATGAAGAAGATCTGCTACATGAAGATATCGATATCGCCCTCAGTTTGTATCGTAAGGGCCTCTATGTGGCCTACGACCCCGAGATGGTTGGTGGTATGTCGGCGCGCCGCCTCGAAGACAAGCCACGTGATTTCTACAATTACGTCATGCGATTTGAGCGTACGTTTCAGATTCATGGTGTGTCGAGCGCCACGGCGCGCATGCCTATCTTCATTTATCTTATGATCTACTTCCCTATCCGTACGCTGCGCAAATTTTACGATGGTGATGCCAACAAGTTTACACTGCAAAAACTCCGCGATGATATACGCGAAATAGCCGAAAAACTCTAA
- a CDS encoding alpha/beta hydrolase, with protein sequence MQTVFFHGFSGGGGAPLAPFAEELGLDMRDVVLLDMPGFSKGDGILDPAVLADPGAYLDMAEPSILRQIKSNKIRIIAYSHGAIPAFLFAARHQELVAQLVLICPASSLHPFVSLLPRVMNGTVRLISVDRLLGVMRNRFLVDIMTLYGRKRYWTRQNLMDRLRTRREESDQYNINMFYLMKQLDTFQRDYDSTKIEHVPTVILRTTDDEVIGRNSVQWFRDHIAGAKLVSTIGGHAILAVMPEKAAERLKPILNQATE encoded by the coding sequence ATGCAGACAGTATTTTTTCACGGATTTAGTGGTGGCGGCGGTGCACCGCTTGCGCCATTTGCCGAAGAGCTCGGACTTGATATGCGCGATGTGGTGTTACTCGACATGCCAGGTTTTAGTAAGGGCGACGGGATACTTGATCCAGCGGTACTTGCAGACCCAGGCGCGTATCTCGATATGGCCGAGCCAAGTATACTACGGCAAATCAAGTCGAACAAAATCCGCATCATTGCCTACTCTCACGGCGCTATTCCGGCATTTCTCTTTGCTGCGCGCCACCAGGAGCTTGTCGCACAACTTGTGCTCATATGCCCAGCATCATCGCTACATCCATTTGTCAGCTTGCTGCCGCGTGTTATGAACGGTACAGTGAGGCTTATCAGTGTCGACAGACTGCTTGGTGTCATGCGTAATCGTTTTTTGGTAGATATCATGACGCTGTATGGGCGCAAGCGGTATTGGACACGCCAAAATCTCATGGATCGCTTGCGCACACGTCGCGAAGAGTCAGATCAGTACAATATCAATATGTTTTATCTTATGAAACAGCTCGACACGTTTCAGCGTGACTACGATAGTACAAAAATCGAGCATGTGCCGACGGTTATTCTCCGTACTACAGACGACGAGGTGATCGGTCGCAACTCGGTACAATGGTTTCGCGATCACATCGCAGGCGCAAAACTCGTGTCGACTATAGGTGGACACGCGATCCTGGCTGTGATGCCAGAAAAAGCCGCGGAGCGGCTAAAACCTATTCTGAATCAGGCCACTGAGTAA